In a genomic window of Canis lupus familiaris isolate Mischka breed German Shepherd chromosome 28, alternate assembly UU_Cfam_GSD_1.0, whole genome shotgun sequence:
- the LOC102152929 gene encoding MICOS complex subunit MIC26-like gives MFKVIRRSVGPASLSLLTFKVCASPKRDSPHKTSVKVIELSLYLVPKGQSKYVEEPRTQLEESISHLRHYCEPYTSWCQEMYSQTKPKMQSLVQWGLDSYEYLQNAPPGFFPRLGVIGFAGIVGLLLARGSKIKKLVYPPGFMGPAASLYYPQQAIIFVQVSGEKLYDWGLRGYIVVEDLWKENFQKPGNVKNSPENK, from the coding sequence ATGTTCAAAGTAATTCGGAGGTCTGTGGGGCCAGCCAGCCTGAGTCTGCTCACCTTTAAAGTCTGTGCATCACCTAAAAGGGACTCACCTCACAAAACTTCTGTGAAGGTTATTGAGCTTTCACTCTACTTGGTTCCTAAGGGTCAATCTAAATATGTGGAGGAGCCAAGGACCCAGCttgaagaaagcatttcacaTCTCCGACATTATTGCGAGCCATATACAAGTTGGTGTCAGGAAATGTACTCGCAAACAAAGCCCAAGATGCAGAGCTTGGTTCAATGGGGGTTAGACAGCTATGAATATCTCCAAAATGCACCTCCTGGATTTTTTCCAAGACTTGGTGTTATTGGTTTTGCTGGCATTGTTGGACTTCTTTTGGCTAGAGGGTCAAAAATAAAGAAGCTCGTGTATCCACCTGGGTTCATGGGACCAGCTGCCTCTCTTTATTATCCACAACAAGCCATCATATTTGTCCAGGTCAGTGGGGAGAAATTATATGACTGGGGTTTACGAGGATACATAGTTGTAGAAGATTTGTGGAAGGAGAACTTTCAAAAGCCAGGAAATGTAAAGAATTCACCTGAAAATAAGTAG